The Puniceicoccaceae bacterium genome segment CACGCGAAGACAGTGATGATAGTTCCAAATCCAAACACCGCGAGTGGACACTGACCGAACTCGCACTGCTGCCAGGATCACCCTTCGTGGGACGCTCCGCCAGAGAACTTTCACTCCGTACCCGCTTCGGAGTTAATCTGCTCGCAGTCTCCCGCCAGGGCAAACGAGAGACCCAACGCCTGCGCACACTCACTCTGCGAGCGGGTGATTTGCTGCTCGTTCAGGGTGCGCAGGAGTCCATTTCAGAACTGGCCTCCACTTCCGGGTGCGCACCTCTGGCGACACGTGACCTGCGCATCCCTGACCGGAAAAAAGCGCTGCTTGCGACATTGATCCTCGCTGCAGCCATCCTTGCCACTGCCTTTTCCGTATTGCCTGCCGCTATTGCCTTCACGGCGGCTGTCTTGCTGTCCATGGTCTTCGGTACCATCCAGTCGCGCACCGCCTACGACGCAATTGACTGGTCTGTGGTGATCTTGCTGGCGGCCCTGATACCGGTTGCCGGAGCCATGGAAACCACGGGAACCGCAGAGGTGCTTGCCCGGGGTCTGCTCAATGGCGTTGCCCAGGGCAACGCTGTGATCGCGCTGTCATTGATTCTGGTAGTGACGATGACGCTCTCCGACCTCATGAACAATGCCGCTACCGCAGCAGTGATGTGTCCGATTGCGCTGAATCTTGCCGCACAACTCCAGGTCAACCCGGACTCCTTTCTCATGGCGGTTGCCATCGGTGCGTCCTGTGCATTTCTAACCCCGATCGGTCACCAGAACAATACGCTCATTCTGGGTCCTGGCGGATTCAGTTTCAAGGACTACTGGCGCATGGGATTACCCGTGGAACTACTCGTGATCGCGCTCAGCCTGCCCCTGCTACTGATCGTCTGGCCGTTATAGTTTCCCATACCCATAGCTCAAAACAACCTCGTGCCCAACGATGAAAGCTACCCCTGAAACGCAAACCTTCCGCAGTACCCTGCACGCAGCAGTCACCCAACCCGGTGAAGCCCCGTGGGGTTTTGTCATCCTGCCAAAGGAAATCAGCCAAACGCTTCCACGCCGGGGTCGGACCACCGTGCAGGGCACGTTGAATGGACATGCCTTTCAGGCAATGCTCGAACCCGACGGACAGCTGAGCCATTGGCTGAAAGTGAATCCCGACTTGATGGGTCAATCGTCATGCACCTTTGGTGACGCAGTTACCCTCAGCATCACACCCGTCGCGCAGGAACCCGACCCAGACATTCCCCCAGACTTTCGTGCAGCACTCAACGCCACTCCCGAGGCCCTGGAAGTCTGGCAGGCAACCACTACGCTTGCCCGGGTGGACTGGATTCACTGGATCACCTCCGCCAAACAACCCCGGACTCGCTCCAAGCGCATCGCCGATGCCTGTGACATGCTAGCATCCGGCAAACGCCGCGTCTGCTGCTTCGACCCGTCAGGCTACTACAGCAGAGCTTTCAGTGCCCCTGAAGCTAGCCGATTCGCCAACGAACAGTGATCCTGCTCTTGGGTCGAGCAAATCGAGTGCGCGTTAGTTTGGGGATTTTCCTTTTCCGCTCAGGGCCAGGTTCCACACCCGTGGATCCCGCAGTGCAAGGGCGACCCATACCAGAATACCGATCAGCACGGGCATGAAAAACGCCTCTTCGAGGCGCACATGCGTCGCCGTGGCACCCCCTAGATAGGCAGACAGCAGGATCGCTCCATAAAATGCCACTCGTGGAATGAGAAACAGCAAGGTCACGACGACTTCGACCACACCGATGCTGAACATCACCTCTGTCGACCATCCCATTTCTGCAAACATGGCTTCCTTGCCCTCCCAG includes the following:
- a CDS encoding SLC13 family permease, encoding REDSDDSSKSKHREWTLTELALLPGSPFVGRSARELSLRTRFGVNLLAVSRQGKRETQRLRTLTLRAGDLLLVQGAQESISELASTSGCAPLATRDLRIPDRKKALLATLILAAAILATAFSVLPAAIAFTAAVLLSMVFGTIQSRTAYDAIDWSVVILLAALIPVAGAMETTGTAEVLARGLLNGVAQGNAVIALSLILVVTMTLSDLMNNAATAAVMCPIALNLAAQLQVNPDSFLMAVAIGASCAFLTPIGHQNNTLILGPGGFSFKDYWRMGLPVELLVIALSLPLLLIVWPL
- a CDS encoding YdeI/OmpD-associated family protein — its product is MKATPETQTFRSTLHAAVTQPGEAPWGFVILPKEISQTLPRRGRTTVQGTLNGHAFQAMLEPDGQLSHWLKVNPDLMGQSSCTFGDAVTLSITPVAQEPDPDIPPDFRAALNATPEALEVWQATTTLARVDWIHWITSAKQPRTRSKRIADACDMLASGKRRVCCFDPSGYYSRAFSAPEASRFANEQ
- a CDS encoding DoxX family protein, which encodes MKSSTQQRIGWVLSGLIAVFLVFASASGKFTDWEGKEAMFAEMGWSTEVMFSIGVVEVVVTLLFLIPRVAFYGAILLSAYLGGATATHVRLEEAFFMPVLIGILVWVALALRDPRVWNLALSGKGKSPN